The sequence below is a genomic window from Brettanomyces bruxellensis chromosome 9, complete sequence.
AAGCTTTTCTGACCCTgaatcatcctcatcaccATTAAACCCAGAAGTTGATGCTTCTGAGAGAAAGCCCTTGGTTACAACTATCTTGGCGGTGAGTGCATTAACTAAAAATGATGAGCCAAACGAAGTGCGTAGTGATAATTCATTAATAAAGAACGAAACATGCACAAAAAGACTGACAAAACAAAGCGAAAATCTCAAAGAAACTCTTGAAACTATTGAGGTCATGAAACCGCAAACTATAGGTAAAGCTCCACAGCTAGGTGAATATTCCGAAAGGGTCaagagagaaaatgaaatctATAATGGGTTACTATCGCAGGATTCAGCCGATCAGAAGGCTGCTTTTGATGAATTAATTAAGATGCAAAATAGTCATTTACCAGCAAAATTTGGATCGGCATTCAACGAGCTTAGTGTTAGAAATCCAGAGATAATGTACGCTGTATTTAGTGATGAAAAAGGCTTTCAATACTTGGTGAATTATCTTTCCACTAATAACATTGTTCgtattttttgcttctaTGTGATGAGTGAGAAATTTACGGTCAATGCAAGCATTTTATCAATGATTATTCGTGATGTCCCTATCGATGACTTATGCTTGGGACTAACTGAAATGATTAGCGCTTGCAATGATTCATCTAAAATTCAGGATTTGGCTCTATCATTTCAACTGGTAAAGCATAGAGATGAATTGCTTCGAGCCAGTTTTGAGCTAGCTGACTTTCTACTCTGCTCAAATAATGTTCATTTAGAGAGTTATCTGTTAAGTTCACTTTTTGACTCCCTCTTTCAGAGTTGGGAATTTTCAGATCATTCtgaagatggaaagtaTATAACCTTGCTGAAAGATGGTGCTGAAAAGAATATCACTCTttttagaaaaagaatttcTTGCCTAAAGGATGTACAATTACAGTCAGAAATTATACATAAGCTAGCCCTTAAGGATGAAAGTGATCTTGAAAGTTCCGATGTAAATCTCGATTATTTACCAACCAACGAAGAGTTAGAGGATGCAGAAGAGCCAAATCTTGATGGTTTGACTATGGTTGTCCGTAAAGACGTTTCCGATAAATCGGTTCCGGTGGACAGTGACATGACAATGATTATGCCAACTTTCAAAAATCAGAATCCTGCAGAATTGTCAATGATTAAAGAGGAAAACACCAAGCAACATACAGctataaataatgaaaacaatCCTATAAATCcatttgttgatgaaagCGAGACTAATTCTGATGATAGTAAGCAGGTGGAGTCGTCCGAGATGAAAATTGACGACGTTTTTAATTCACCTGGCGCTGAAAGTACTTCAGAAGATATAAACAGTTCTATAAGTGAATTAAATGGAGAGAGTATGGATTTGGAGGAAGCAGAACCGTCTGTTCGGACCCCTACGACTGGTATGAAAAGGCTTTCCATAAATGATAGCAAAGAGGAAGATCGTAACTTCCCAAGCAAAGATACACCACTTCCGGATACTGATACTTCAATATCTCATAAATCGGACAAACATTCTGCACCATCTGCACCATCTGCATCACCTGCATCACCTGTTTTAAAAGACCAAGTGTCAGTCCCAGCTTCTATGGATCCATTGGCACCATTAACGAAACCAACAgacaatattcaaatatatgAGGATAAAGCTGATTTTTTGGACTCTTTAAAGGAGGCACTAGACTCAAAAGCATGGCAAGATCTTGAAACTTATGAGTTGCATCGTGTAAGGCAAggagaagtgaaaaatgaaagtgatTTACTTACAAAACTTAAAGCGAAAACCATTACATATGAAGAGCTCATAGCAGTCATGTATCAGCTAGACCAAAGTCAATCAAATCCGGATACTCTAATAAATTATCTTCTAGATTTTTTAAGTCCAGAAACACCCATGAAGCAAATGCTTGTGGCGATTTATCTAATAGGGAAGTGTTTGCCTAAGatcaataaagaaaaggacGAACCAATTACTCTGAGACTACTTGAATTGTGCGTTCCACTTGACAGTGACGTTTTTGATGAATTGTATTTTGCCTTGGAGGAGACAATGAAGAACATAGATGATTTGAAGTGTTTAGTcatgcttcttcaaaagaaaggGTTTAGGAGACTAACCGTGGCACAAAAGCAAATCTCTTTGCATGCGATATCAACGTGGTTGAGACCAAGCAATATTACATATGAGGATGTCTTTATGCTTGATTCTTGGCTATTCAAACTTCTAGATGATGAACATGTCATACTTCGAAAGCTGGCCGTCACTATATATGCCAAACTTTACAAGTTCATGGTGGATCATGTCAAGAGTAAAGAGGGTGATGAACTGATTGATAAAAGTATCTTTCAGAAAATGGATGGACCACAGATTGAATTAATTAAGTACTACGCGGCTAAAGTATAATTATATAATACGCTAGAAGGCAAATATGGCTACTGTGAATTAACAAGTAATGTATAGGTGTATCAATATGTGCATGAGTGTCAACTTAAGATAGAAtagaagagaaaaatgggaaagaggcaaagtaaaaaagaatttaACTCAGTAGAAGGGTTCaccttcatcaacaaacaGTGGGTTAAACTCTTTATCACTTGGCATCTTGGAATCTAATGGTTTGTACAAGTAAAATGCTTTTAGTGCATTGACAAAGCTTCTAATTCTAGCTTCTTTCAATGATGA
It includes:
- a CDS encoding uncharacterized protein (BUSCO:EOG09260XSR); translation: MSIFYANKTPRGKAYCKRSMLIKCAQCGLCYIDSNTIGQKLHARYHRNAINGIRVGSQRELESFGKVIEKFTIKEGTKVLDEVLQAANLVLNSQDNMKRWHGKTKFKGKVFVCIYRARIIGICITETPQIGYWMIQGSHILVPNKNPKLAIGIDRIFVVKTFRRHGIATRLLNAVANHSFYKLKLRPYQIGWSQPSHFGEFVARKYSGVVHPRSGKYLYDALTSHDILRSFDLIRTFKAEVKSGFVDVDLAQQYFDSLIIAYKEPKLSISSFSTICHLIKLVRIKKPVLLSSLHSILIPFLLQRLKESRTSLRSASMKALVTIWEAAPREFENDLKTIGLKSRDPLIRRRLLEMIEEISKNSPGFTLESFLFSIVGCLVDANTYVVEAAFNLLVSYLNSLSPSKAKSMSTDLVGLLKINHVGHSLSIRLLSQLNEGRSVISLYKKQMFSSSLSGSTFRKQPLGSVCHSTLSSSESSSITSRSNYKNSMFPPSKYSFDGFQNRDKILQLLVSFPEFLSIDKVQSLDITDDVQLLDIAEKIKPFFEGKETEKNWTLRIKSIHRLQSLLRGNAIVEYRQLLAKVVHDLSGCIAKASQSLRTILSSSGCQLCKELAFALGPKLDSSTIDAFVTPLLKLSCSRKTITHRKANLAMISLVLFTNSSNRMMTQIYSSFLEKNVQARAYALIWAEFFLLRHAPNSSVMDSSLNYLSSIIGKAVSDPSPMVRQIARPAFWTLNEFFPKDGRMILSALSHSTLKALDKSRYAAVNMIPSALSGCDTSHSRKSSDSRSSSKPASFSDPESSSSPLNPEVDASERKPLVTTILAVSALTKNDEPNEVRSDNSLIKNETCTKRLTKQSENLKETLETIEVMKPQTIGKAPQLGEYSERVKRENEIYNGLLSQDSADQKAAFDELIKMQNSHLPAKFGSAFNELSVRNPEIMYAVFSDEKGFQYLVNYLSTNNIVRIFCFYVMSEKFTVNASILSMIIRDVPIDDLCLGLTEMISACNDSSKIQDLALSFQLVKHRDELLRASFELADFLLCSNNVHLESYLLSSLFDSLFQSWEFSDHSEDGKYITLLKDGAEKNITLFRKRISCLKDVQLQSEIIHKLALKDESDLESSDVNLDYLPTNEELEDAEEPNLDGLTMVVRKDVSDKSVPVDSDMTMIMPTFKNQNPAELSMIKEENTKQHTAINNENNPINPFVDESETNSDDSKQVESSEMKIDDVFNSPGAESTSEDINSSISELNGESMDLEEAEPSVRTPTTGMKRLSINDSKEEDRNFPSKDTPLPDTDTSISHKSDKHSAPSAPSASPASPVLKDQVSVPASMDPLAPLTKPTDNIQIYEDKADFLDSLKEALDSKAWQDLETYELHRVRQGEVKNESDLLTKLKAKTITYEELIAVMYQLDQSQSNPDTLINYLLDFLSPETPMKQMLVAIYLIGKCLPKINKEKDEPITLRLLELCVPLDSDVFDELYFALEETMKNIDDLKCLVMLLQKKGFRRLTVAQKQISLHAISTWLRPSNITYEDVFMLDSWLFKLLDDEHVILRKLAVTIYAKLYKFMVDHVKSKEGDELIDKSIFQKMDGPQIELIKYYAAKV